CGTTGCAAACCAAGATCTTTTGAGGTCCAAGACACGCAATTGTTCGCCAAATGGTAGAACCGCTACAGGCGAGAGAACCAACCGATCATCCCAGTCTGATTTGCCTCAAACAGTTTCTCGGGCAGACCTAAAGAAGGATTCGAAATGAGAACCAAGCGTTTCGTGATCGCACTATGTGTACTTTTTTTAGCAACACCCATGGCAATCTCAGCACCGGTGGATGTGTCTGAAACGATCCGGGAATCCGGCGTGGATATCAGTGCGTCCACCGTCGTGATCCGCCGTGTTTCAGATGGTCAGACATGGATCAGCAACCGACAACGTGCGGCTGAACGTTTCATACCTGCATCCACCTCCAAAATCCCGCATACGATCGTCGCCTTGGAGACCGGGGTTTCATCTTTTGACACTGTGTTTGAATGGGACGGGAAGCGTCGTTTCCTCGACTCATGGAACATGGATCAGACGCTTGCAACTGCTTATCAAAGATCCGCCGTTTGGGTGTTTCAGGACATTGCAGACGCGGTTGGACATGCTCAGATGGCGCATTGGATCCAGCGATTGGAATATGGAAATCGTAATATCGGTGATGCGACGCGGCTAACGACGTATTGGCTGCAAGGACCGCTGAAAATTTCGGCGCTGGAGCAGATCGACTTTCTGGAACGGTTGGTTTCGGACAAACTGTCGGTGTCACCCGGCACAGTGGATAAGGCCCGAGAGATCATGCGTGCCGACAGCGGACCCGATTGGAGCCTTTATGCCAAGACGGGGTGGGGACTTCGAGTCGATGAACCCGATATCGGGTGGTATGTTGGATGGCTGGAGCAAAATGAACCAGTGCCGGAGATTTACATTTTCGCCTTTAATCTCGATATGGCAAGTTCTCAGGATCGACACAGGCGCGAACAGACTGTTCGGCATATACTTGCGGACATCGGTGTACTGGCAGCCGAGGCTCCTTGAAGGCAGCTTCCCTCCTGTGGATTTCGCACTTGAAAAAAGTGTCCCAAAGACGCGCGAGGA
This genomic interval from Paracoccaceae bacterium contains the following:
- a CDS encoding penicillin-binding transpeptidase domain-containing protein, translating into MAISAPVDVSETIRESGVDISASTVVIRRVSDGQTWISNRQRAAERFIPASTSKIPHTIVALETGVSSFDTVFEWDGKRRFLDSWNMDQTLATAYQRSAVWVFQDIADAVGHAQMAHWIQRLEYGNRNIGDATRLTTYWLQGPLKISALEQIDFLERLVSDKLSVSPGTVDKAREIMRADSGPDWSLYAKTGWGLRVDEPDIGWYVGWLEQNEPVPEIYIFAFNLDMASSQDRHRREQTVRHILADIGVLAAEAP